DNA sequence from the Vicia villosa cultivar HV-30 ecotype Madison, WI linkage group LG3, Vvil1.0, whole genome shotgun sequence genome:
TCAATAAACtataaaatcatgtttctattcaTGTGTTGATTGGTGTAGGGATAATGAAGATTGAAAAACACAACTGATTATTTCTTTCAAGTAATTGGCGCCCCAATCTCATGGTGCTCGAGAAAGCAACATGTTGTGGCATTATCATCGTGTGAGACTGAATATATAGCGGGATCCTATGCTACTTGTCAAACAATTTGGATCAGATCCGTGCTGGATGAGATGAAGGTCAAAGTACAGAAACCTCTAGTGCTACTTATCGACTTACCGATAACAAGTCAGCCATTAATCTTGCAAAAAAGAACCCAGTTCTGCATGGTAGGAGTAAGCACATTGAACCTAGGTTTCATTTTCTGAGAGAGAAGGTAAAGTAAGGTGAACTCGAGGTGAGGTTGTTCGAGTGAAGCACAATTGACCGACATTTTTAtcaaaggattgaagatcgacagattcctgactttgaaaaaaaaattagaaatagtTCAGATTGAttataattagtttatatttgacaaCTTAAATTATAAAAGAATATGTTGAGATAATGAGTaagagaaaaggaaaataaattatcTTGAGATCCAcaattaaaaaagaagaaaaatagcaTAAATATCTATTGAGAAATTtcacaaataaacaaaaataaagaaaaagaaatcagcgaagaaaataaattaaaatttattatagaCCTCATAAAAAAACAATCATTCATTGTGTGTGAACTTTAATAAGGTTATCTGATTTTTAGTCGGCAtccatttttgaaatatttacaataaaaaaaaagttcCTTTTGAAATACATGTTTTTTCATAAGAAATGTACTGGATAAATTTGTTACTAGTCAAGCTTATGGTAGgatattttctgttttatttcCTCGGCCTATTACATGACATAGTTCCTCTTGATCAATATATCAAATTCCACCAAGACGGGTTTTCCCTCTATTCAGATGTTGCTAGCTACAAAAAGATGCAGGGTGGAAAACTCCTTTATCTCAATACCACTAGGCCTGATGATATCAAATTTCTTAAACAACCATTACtccttttatctttattttaacaTACTGCTTGACCAAATGTGATAGCAACAATGATTCATCACAAACAAAACATGTTATAAAACATAGCAAAGGATATTTATTTCATGCTAACTTATATAAGTCCAGACACAAAACAAGTGTCTAAGTATCTATTGCATAATGAGTAATGTGGATTACATCCTCAGGACAAGAAGGTGGATGTGTCTTGTTCCTCAATCTTAGCTCTTGATATTCCTTATAAAGGAACCCTCTATACTTGGGTGCTTCCCCAATCTCTTTGGTGAATTGTGGCAATGGTTCAACCCATTTCTCTCCATTTAAGTTATGGAAGAACACAAAAGAGTACCGACTTTTTTCTCCTTTTCTTACAACCTTGTGAGTCGCACTCTTGAACTTTTTGTTACTCAAAACCTTCAAAAGTGACAACACATGTAAGAGAGCGATATGAtaccaaaaaaatccaaaatttgaGTGCAACTAGGGCCGTTTTTAAATCCAAAATTTGAGTGCAACTAGGGCCGTTTTTGAGCGTGCAAAGCAGACTAGTCCAAAATTAAACTGTTATTAAATAGGACCTCAAGAAATATTTGCAACAAAACTGTGGCAAAATATGACCCTTATTTATTTATCACGGTTACGTTGTTAGTTACTAAGATACATAGTATCTGAAATCTTAAGACGACCCTGAGTGCAACCATGGGATTACTTACCTGAATAACATCACCAACATTAACAACTATGGTTCCGTCTGCAGGAACAACGGGAACCCATTCTTCATTCCTAAGGAGTTGCAAGCCTCCTACTTCATCTTGTAGAACAAATGTAATGCAGTTACCATCTTCATGCTCTGTGATTCCGACATTTTCGTCGTTAGAAGCTGGGAAGTAACGCAAAGCCACCATGAAATCCCAGCTTCTGTCATGGTTGAAATCCTTGAGGAAATTGGTAGGGAGACCCAAACACTCGTTTATAATATTCTCCATCACCACTCCAATCTTGCTCATTCGTACAAATAGTTCTTCAAGTACTTCCCTGTTACAAAGTTTGATTTGTGATGAGAAAATATAGCAATTCATGATGAATCAGTTGATGAGAAATGGAAGAATTTACCTAAACTGAGAAGGGCTTTCAGGAAAAACATTGAAGTTAGATCCGGGAGAAAAAACAAGCAAATACTCATTTTTGTCCGGTAGGTGCAAAGGCTGTCTACTATATCCAGCAGGAAGTGGAGCATTAGAACAAGGACCGCTCTTGTTCTTTTCTTCATCTGAGTAATCGAAAAATGTTTTTGACAGTTCCATAGCTTGTTTCATCAAATTTAAAGAAACACCATGGTTAACAATTTGGAAGAAACCATATTCGGAACAAGCTTTTGTGATTGTTTCCATGGCTTTTGTTTTGCCATCCTTGTGTTCTGTCAGGAAAGGTGAGAGATCAACGGTGGGAATGCTAGGCTCAACCATCTCTTGCTTCTTAATCTTCTTccaatactatatatatatatatatatatatatatatatatatatatatatatatatataggggacgactcaagtgagaacacttggttattatgagaaatgagaacaatgaatcacgaccattaaattttgattttgttgattttaatggactttattggtttctctttctatgttttaattaaattaaatgttaaggatcatagaaagagaaactaatcatgtccattaaaatcaacaaaatcaaaatttaatggtcgtgattcattgttctcatttctcataataaccaagtgttctcacttgagtcgtcccctatatatatatatatatatatatatatatatatatatatatatatatatatatatatatatatatatatatatatagggaatgtatcaagtaggaggaatttttaaataagagataagaggatgcAATCCTAATCATTGAATTAATCAAGAgagataaattaaattatttattaaaatattactccctccgtctcataataagtgtctcatttgcattttttctttgtctcaaattaattgtccatttacaatttcaatgcatcaatcattattattttttcactattatacccctatttattaactttcacgttattcaactactattaataggggtattctagtaaatgacattaacttttttactaaaaccaacacatccaatcattttcttaaaaaccgcgcattgcccaaataggacatttattatgagacggagggagtaatataattattatttctctctcttgattaattcaatgattagcattgaatcctcttatctcttatctaaaaaccctcctactttatacattccatatatatatatatatatatatatatatatatatatatatatatatatatatatatatatatatatatatatatatatatatatatatatatatatatatatatggcaactTCATTACCCATCAACAAAAAATGGGTAATTTTACCCATCTGACTTGGCTTAAATTGATTGGTgtaaaaatatatttactttgaGACATCATTAAGTTGCAACATAATTTTGATAATTACAAATTCATCTATTAatttactatattttcaaaacaGATTTGCATGTTTCCAATGTTATAATGAATAGTTTTGTCGTTTGGGTGCTCAGAATTAGCATCTTGTCTTGAATATACAATGGATGCTTTTTATGTGattgttatttttaaataataaaatttgatacATATGATTTAATTACATACCTACACTATATTATAATAAtgggaaaaaaataatattttcgaAATCATTGATTTTATATTTTTGCTACATTCTACTATTCTATTATAGTTATCACATTTTAtaatcttaatttatttttaaatggtttttacttttaaattttttaatataatttttattgtttactttttaCTGTTAGTGCACCATTTCTAAAATGATTGTATATTCTAATTTACATTTGTAAAATTGAAAACACATTAATAGTTgatataaataattaaacaaaaaatttcatttatcattttttaaaactattagatGTGGGATAAATATTGTGcaataaagaaatttttttatatttataattttctcATATTGTAATCCAAAATCACTTAAGAAATTCACGGAGCTGATAAGAAAAGTAATATTAAAATTTCTCCTATTGCTACTCTGACACCGGGCGAATGAAGATATTTTAGGACTTTTCTTTTGCACTGTTTTAGGTCTGGCCTATTTAGTGGGTTCCGCCCGACGTAACTTTGAAGCCGCCTGACGAATCTGGGCAGATAGCCCATGCTATTTTAGTACTTTGTAGATATTTTGAACATgattccatcttttgtttctctctcTTGACCTAGAAGTCAAGCTTTTATGTGTAAAAATCCTAAATCTTCCATTATTAACCAAAATCACAGCTTTTAACCATCAATCTTTGAGACTTCAAGTTTGATGTTCATAAAGCTTGATTGTTTACTTGTTACTCAAgtcaccatggaaatgggtggctaaatccttcttggtgtcaagattagaggtagataatttatcttgtagtatgtatttcttttgatcctttgtatgtgaacaagtgatgattaatatatggtgaaaaacctTGTGTTTATACTTATATGTGATTTATTTTCTTATTGATAAATCCTCTTTTTTACAGGTTCACAACAGCATCTAATAATTGATAAATCCTCATTTTTACAGGTTCACAACAGCATCTATATTCAGTTAATTTCACATACACATctaccaaaacacaacaacatcattacatCAATTTCAATCACAATTAACAAACTTCTAACAACAATTTTATCAAAACCTAACCTGTGATAAATCCCTACATACCTACAATTATATCCCCCATTAGAAAGtcggaaccccacccttaccttaggaaTTTTGGCGGAGATTCTACTTTTCTTTGTGTTCTATTGACTATCTTCTTCCTCTTTGAGCCTTAGcctcttctttctttctctcgtCAATTTCACGTTCTGTTCAGAATCATGTTTCCCTCTTCCTTTTGTTTTCCCAAATATGGCCCTTATTATGAACTTCCTATTATGCTCTCACTTAACCACTTAGGATTACAATCTAACCCTCCTCATCTCTACACCACTCTCAtgctatttaaattattattactatacaataataataattattttctacCACTTAATTATtcccataatatatatatatatatatatatatatatatatatatatatatatatatatatatatatatatatatatatatatatatatagagtttaaaggtagtgcactgacagtgtaaacaaactttacacatacatccaatcaaaagacttacatttgccatgtcatattaatttttttaatttaaaattgtgctttaattagatacatggttgtgattggttgacggtgtaaaatatttttacactgtcagtgcatatctctttttctcatatatatatatatatatatatatatatatatatatatatatatatatatatatatatatatatatatatatcaccgcTAAACTTTATtcaactaatttaatttaattaaataatgctAATAAGGCACATCAACGCATAAATAAATTAcgaaaacaatttaaataaagcGGGTGTTACACCATTCCCCCTACCCTTTACCGGGCTCGCTCCCCGTCACGACGAGGACATCTCGCTCGACCCGACTGCTCCTGTCTTAGCAGCAAGACACATACCTGCTCATATCAGAGGCGGAACAACCTATGCCCGACACACGACCGTGTCGACCAGGAACCGCCCATCTGCCCGACCAACGGCTAGTTTCAGACAACCTCCCAGGATTTATATACCCACTTCTAGAATCCTAGTAGTCACGTGTTTTGGGCCTAAATCCATGATCCAGCCCAATAAACTTGTGTTTTCGGTGCGATTAGAGATGGGCTAACTTGCAAGATTAATACTCTAACGCTCAAGTCAGTATATGAGTAcggacaatttttttttaaaaattgttcgaatttgttctaaattataatattttattatttctatataaaataaatgagttgatactttcttttaatattttttaaaataattttaaaattaaaaaaacataattttgaaGATAGTTAACgatgataatttattttataaaatataataaatttattatagtaTTTGAGAAAAGTATgaattcaaatatatatttttttaatttactatACTTACTTAATTATGTATGTTAATATAGTGTTAAATTTTGACTTTGTAACTTCAAAACATATTGTTCAAATTTTACCCTTTGAATAGTCATAAGttttactattattaataattatttttattttattttatttatttatttttaaaaaaactagagtttcatgttaacacaataAATATGAATATGAAATCGACTTACACTCGATCCAATTCAAGTCTtcaatttattttcaattaaattaaatatttaacaaaaagtaataaatttaaagacaatgtaatttttaaataaaaaaatttaataatataaatttattttttaaatataatacatatacttatagtttattttaatatattttacatgcatttaaaaaatatcaaaaatatatttttgtaaattgttATAAAAAAACGGTGGCATTTACATTTAAATTTGAAAGTTTTGGTGGAACTAGAGATGCATACATTTACATGAACGTGATTTGATGGCAAGCAAATGAAGAAAGATATAAATTTGGGAATAGTAAACATTCAATTAAATTGGAAAAAATCTGCATTTAATGTATTTGGGGTAaatttataattacaaaaaattagTATCTATTAGTAATAATATAGTAAAATAGACACATGGACCTCTCAATTTTGGACAAgtaagttgggtaaagttacccaACATTTTTaagtgggtaaataagaatttgttatatatatatatatatatatatatatatatatatatatatatatatatatatatatatatatatatatatatatatatatatatatatatatatatatatactgtcgCATTAAAAACCGACAATACTTCATTGTCAAGGTTTGACGTCAAAGGTAACATGAGGACTATTTAGCTGTTATCAACAACAATAAATTAGAGTAGAattatttagctttttattttttaatattgtttagTTGCCGACACATATAGACAACGATGATGCCAAATTATAAGACAAATTGTAACATGATAAAACCcaaaatatttctttatttaaaaaacaatcacgataacatatgtttaaagATTTTGTTTAAGGAATCCAGCCTAAAAGATAAGGCTACTAAAACTCTTATTTTAGGTCCATCAACAAAAAATTActctttattaaattttatataaaacaaaaaaactcaCCTCATTGCCAAAAGACATTTTTGAGTATGCTATGAGGAATAAAAGAATAAAGGAAAACTTTATCTTAAAACAATAAATCGAACATTTTTTAAAACATGCACTAATCACTACTAAAAAAAAATACGTTAGACGCGAAATATATTTTACCTCgataaataaattaagataacGAATGACGTCATAATACGTAATAATTTAACACATCGGTTTTTAAACCAGGCCCGGCCTTAGGGGTAGGCAAACAAGGCCACCGCCTAGGGCCTCACTTTTTTTAAAGTACAATTTGCATAGTATATACATGACCACCACTGAGTAATACCATACAGAGGTTTTGCAATTTGGCTAGTTACTACTAACTAGTTATatttatatcattattttaatcaatattgtaatatcaaaataaaaggAAAGCCTAGAACAAACCAAATAATTAGAGATTTAAAAATTAAGGAAAAATTAATGAtcattacatttttttatttataggttttaaagaacacaaaaatattaaaaaaataataatattttttattattggttaatatatttacacaattataataattttataaaaaaaattgttatttataAAAAACATGAATAAATTGTGGCCTTTTAATATTTCACtaagtttttataaaatataatactttatcttcttttttattaatataaaaaaattaccatcaaataaataaaatctatctaatttagattatttttaataaattcatattagataaattttaaaaatagtatataaataaaaaactaataatttaactaaattaattaatttttattaaagcgATCTTAATGAATTTGCCTCGAGCCTGACCCTGTTTTAAACACCGAAGTAAATGTTTATTATGGCATGAGTTCGAACTCCAGTTtctacatttttattatttacaaaaattagCGCATTTTTTATCtcaatttatcataaaaattgaagggtcatcggtatttttttaaataaatctcGTCTCAGTGTTTaccataatattattttttttaaaaaaaaaaaactcgttATAGTTTTTATAAAGAATATAACATTAATTGTCTATGAAGATCATAAGTTGGATCTTCAATTCTTTAATATTTTAGACAAGATCAAATACTGGGAAACTCTTGTAGatgtttttcatgttggctgcatttgtggtcaAACATACCTGAGTGTGTAATGTAttcactgatgtcatgacatgtttgatattgtgttatgcaggttgcatatgtgttaagctaatacaggttctgtagtgaatgtcatgaccaatgtcatgacatccttgtgtgaTAGCAGGAGCTATTATatcttattaattgtgtttcctgatttctctcaatttaCAATTTaagaaaccttttattgtgtgctgaatattttgtccagaagatttcgctgacagcacatactgtaacaaccagatggcgtgtaaattaggttaacttggttaaccctaatgtgtttctaaaaaagcccaaggcccaagagctgcatataaaaagactgcaatcctaatttggaacgcagagagagtAGATTGTTAATTatgaagaaccatagttctgtagctgtctcttgtactccaaacaattgtctttgatgattgcattggaataggttgtttttgttaattgtcactctaagcttttaagcacgagtgtgtgtctcttgattgaagcttttaagcagatcaatgtgtgtttttgaagtgtgtcttctctctgaatttatgtaatgtttatttgtaatcactgctgtgattgagggggagtgagtggagatactcaggtctaggaatagattggaattacattgggtaggttttaagtgaggagttataaacgggggagtttaactccgaattaattctgcttatattggattcccttcctggcttggtagcccccagagtaggttgtttgaaccgaactgggtaaacaattctgtgtgttctttattgtttttatgcgtttctgttttaacgttttgtgctgtataattgtggatgtcataacatccagtaagacatcaagcgtgagttactagaattttcaattgacatcagagcagacaccctgcctgtttacatctgggtgagatctagggacaagaaaattctggtactatagagaaggaattgttagtgtttgggaatagaccacccatcttggatggctctaactatgactactagaaacctcgtatggtagcaatCATAAAGTCTGTGAACAACAAGGCCTAGAGAGCTgtggaaagcggatggaaacatcttgagaaggttatggaagatggaaccactgttctaattcctgaagcacaatggaacaaaactgaagaagagctagctttgggcaattccaaggccctaagtgccttgttcaatggaattgacaagaacatattcaggcttgtgcaacactgtgaactagctaaagaagcttggg
Encoded proteins:
- the LOC131656869 gene encoding flavonol synthase/flavanone 3-hydroxylase-like, encoding MVEPSIPTVDLSPFLTEHKDGKTKAMETITKACSEYGFFQIVNHGVSLNLMKQAMELSKTFFDYSDEEKNKSGPCSNAPLPAGYSRQPLHLPDKNEYLLVFSPGSNFNVFPESPSQFREVLEELFVRMSKIGVVMENIINECLGLPTNFLKDFNHDRSWDFMVALRYFPASNDENVGITEHEDGNCITFVLQDEVGGLQLLRNEEWVPVVPADGTIVVNVGDVIQVLSNKKFKSATHKVVRKGEKSRYSFVFFHNLNGEKWVEPLPQFTKEIGEAPKYRGFLYKEYQELRLRNKTHPPSCPEDVIHITHYAIDT